The stretch of DNA ATGGGTGAATGATAGAGTTCTTTTGGAGGCTCAAGGCCACGCAACTGAAGGAAAAACAACAGATGTCGATGATATCAAGTTTTTTCAGTAAATAtcataattatttttattaaaAATATGCTTTTGCAGGTTCGCTATATGATAACCATGTAGTCCCACCATGGAAACCTGTGAGGGTAGCCTGTTCATATTGCTAACCCGGCCTGTTTGTGGTTTCTGCCCATGTTCACTGCTGTAAGTTGGCCTTCAATACATACAGTTCTCCACAAACCGAAGTTCTTCTGTCAGTTCTTTCTGGTCGTTGTCGATTATATTATTCTCAATATCACGAAATATTGGTTCAAATTCATACGCAAATGGTTCCGTGCCCACTGCTTGGCAGGAGGCCGGCACCATCATCAACACTAGTTTCATCGCAGGAGTGGGTAGTCAAGATGTATATGATACGAGCTCAACCTGTAATTCCGTGTTTGTAACCTCATCAAGTTACATTACACTACTACGTAGTACAGTTTTTTTCTCTCAAGCCTTTGTTGTTCAGGTGCGAGAGATCGGtgcatcaccaccaccaccacccttgCCTTCTcttttagctccggctagtccGGCTCGCTCAGTGCCCGTGCGGGCCGAGCAGTTTCGCCTGGTGTGCCTCGCCCTGCTGCACGACGACGGCGATGTTGAGGACGTTGTCGACGACGCGGAAGACGTTCTGCTGCACGGCCGCGAAGGGCGACTTGATGTCCGGGAAGTCCTCCAAGGCGGTTTTGCAGTCGCCGGCGCTCGTGAGAGCGAACGACGCCTTGTTGTTGACGTCGAAGTTTGTGCCCCGCGCCTCGATCAGCTGCCGCGTCTCCTCCAGCGACTGCACCACGTTGTCGTACCCTTGGCGGCACGAGTCGGCGATGGACTCCATCGGCCCGCTCGCGTGTGTCCTCGCCTTGTACTCCTCCACCAGGAGCTTGGCCTCCTTCGCCTTGTCCGACGCCACGCGAATCGACGCCAGCAGCAGCTGCCGGGGCGTCGCCACGCCGGGGAGCTTCGTGAAGCCCTGGCATATCGTCTTGAAGCGCACCTGCATGCGTGCGCGAGAAACAAACCCCAGTGTCGCTATCAATTCTCACCCATGGAATCTACCGCCCTATCCAAGAACAATCTGCATGCACACAACACGCAAGAGAAGGTGTCGTCCGGTGCCTACCTGGTCGCATATCCTCGGTAACTCGTCCCCGCCGGTCAACACGTGGTTCGTAGGCATGCTGTTGTCGAAGACAGCGGCGCGGCCCATGCGGCCCTCGACGGCGGCCGcggaggcgaggaggaggacgagggagGCGACGATGAACCGCTCCATGGTATGTGTCGTGCTCGTTCCTCTTTGACCGCCCTCGATGATTTATTTGTTCGGAGGTGGAGAGGGCGATCTGAGAAAGGAGGCACCAAGGCTGAGAGAATGCACAGGTTGATGGTTCTGCCTCATACCGGCGTCTGGCTTATATAGGAGAGGCGAGTGCAGAACACAGCTTGACCATGGCCTTTCCTTTGTTTCGGTGGCTCCGCGGCATGGTCGCGCCTTGATTTTAGGCTCCCCCTAAACATAGCTTGTGTTGCCAACCTGCCATTTGCTTCTGCGCCAACGAAAACGATCGGTCCATTGAAGCATTCAAGCCTGCTACTGAGCTAGCCTGCCTGGTATTT from Panicum hallii strain FIL2 chromosome 3, PHallii_v3.1, whole genome shotgun sequence encodes:
- the LOC112887817 gene encoding uncharacterized protein LOC112887817; amino-acid sequence: MERFIVASLVLLLASAAAVEGRMGRAAVFDNSMPTNHVLTGGDELPRICDQVRFKTICQGFTKLPGVATPRQLLLASIRVASDKAKEAKLLVEEYKARTHASGPMESIADSCRQGYDNVVQSLEETRQLIEARGTNFDVNNKASFALTSAGDCKTALEDFPDIKSPFAAVQQNVFRVVDNVLNIAVVVQQGEAHQAKLLGPHGH